The following are from one region of the Camelus dromedarius isolate mCamDro1 chromosome 34, mCamDro1.pat, whole genome shotgun sequence genome:
- the LOC105094526 gene encoding olfactory receptor 10S1 yields the protein MSVSSVCEKMAMETEDSNQTVVDSFFLEGLMYTAEHPSLFFLLFLLLYSSTMTGNLLILLTVGSDPRLRSPMYHFLGHLSFLDACLSTVTVPKVMAGLLTLHGKMISFGGCAVQLYCFHFLASTECFLYTVMAYDRYLAICQPLHYPVAMSRRMCAGLAGITWAIGAVHSAIHTSLTFHLLYCGPRHIAYFFCDIPPVLKLACADTTVNELVMLVNIGIVATGCLILIVTSYIFIVAAVLRIRTAEGRQRAFSTCTSHLTVVLLYYVPPVCIYLQPRSSGAGAGAGAPAVSYTIVTPMLNPFIYTLRNKEVKQALRRLLSRGSRESPAGSPPL from the coding sequence ATGTCAGTTTCTTCTGTGTGTGAGAAGATGGCCATGGAGACAGAAGACTCCAACCAGACTGTGGTGGACTCCTTCTTCCTGGAGGGTCTGATGTACACAGCTGAACATCCtagcctcttcttcctcctcttcctcctcctctataGCAGCACCATGACTGGGAATCTCCTCATTCTCTTAACTGTGGGCTCTGACCCTCGCCTCCGCTCCCCTATGTACCACTTCCTGGGGCACCTCTCCTTCCTGGATGCATGTCTGTCTACAGTGACAGTGCCCAAGGTCATGGCAGGCCTCCTGACTCTGCATGGGAAGATGATCTCCTTTGGAGGCTGCGCTGTACAGCTTTACTGCTTCCACTTTCTGGCCAGCACCGAGTGCTTCCTGTACACAgtcatggcctatgaccgctaccTGGCTATCTGTCAACCCCTGCACTACCCAGTGGCCATGAGCAGGCGTATGTGTGCAGGGCTGGCTGGGATCACCTGGGCCATAGGTGCTGTGCACTCTGCCATCCATACCTCCCTCACCTTCCACCTGCTCTACTGTGGGCCCCGTCACATCGCCTACTTCTTCTGTGACATCCCCCCTGTGCTGAAGCTGGCCTGTGCAGACACCACGGTTAATGAGCTTGTCATGCTAGTCAACATTGGCATCGTGGCTACAGGTTGCCTAATCCTCATTGTCACATCCTACATCTTCATCGTGGCGGCGGTGCTGCGCATCCGCACAGCCGAGGGCCGGCAGCGCGCCTTCTCCACTTGCACCTCGCACCTCACAGTGGTGCTCCTGTACTACGTGCCGCCCGTCTGTATCTACCTGCAGCCTCGCTCCagcggggcaggggcaggagctggggcccCTGCTGTCTCCTACACGATAGTCACGCCCATGCTCAACCCTTTCATTTACACTCTGCGCAACAAGGAGGTGAAGCAGGCTCTGCGAAGACTTCTGAGCCGAGGGTCCAGAGAGTCTCCAGCAGGCAGCCCACCCCTGTGA